A stretch of Maniola hyperantus chromosome 15, iAphHyp1.2, whole genome shotgun sequence DNA encodes these proteins:
- the LOC117989070 gene encoding LOW QUALITY PROTEIN: lipase member K-like (The sequence of the model RefSeq protein was modified relative to this genomic sequence to represent the inferred CDS: inserted 1 base in 1 codon), with product MCSKSTVTGSDKKCKNIRHAQCKGRTFNSKLEDAKLFFTDLSSKYGHPAEKYDVVTDDGYILTLYRLPGKSKLPVLLMHGLFSTADSWILRGNTSLPITLANSGYDVWIGNCRGNTYSRKHIHLNPNSRKFWKFTFHELAIYDLRAIIDTVLDKTGAKKLNAIGHSLGNTIFYVLGSTITEYNEKINLLIALSPICYLHNVPSPVKNILDLAPVFKELRKQYYVNTVFGPGLIKQLLEKICAIPVYGYIICVENLLFSFTGFNREELGPDFLPILISHFPSSSSLKNLLHLAQVYNRRKFANMIMDLQKLLVYNSSKPPXYDLEKVKMPIALISAKNDRLSSLKDVEILRGRLTNIVSDLVIPLDKFNHVDYIWGERTNLYLHPYILRELEKYS from the exons TCAACCGTAACCGGTAgtgataaaaaatgtaaaaatattcgccATGCTCAATGCAAAGGTCGCACGTTTAACTCAAAACTAG AAGACgcgaaattattttttacggATCTGTCGTCTAAATACGGGCATCCAGCAGAAAAATACGATGTGGTCACCGACGATGGATACATACTTACACTTTATCGTTTGCCTGGTAAAAGTAAGCTTCCAGTTTTACTAATGCATGGACTGTTTAGCACCGCCGATTCTTGGATACTTAGAGGCAATACATCATTGCCTATAACTCTCGCTAACTCTGGCTACGACGTTTGGATAGGCAATTGTCGAGGGAATACGTATTCCAGAAAACATATCCACTTAAACCCGAATTCAAGAAAATTCTGGAAGTTTACATTCCATGAACTAGCCATCTACGATTTGAGAGCTATAATTGACACTGTACTGGACAAAACTGGAGCAAAAAAACTCAACGCAATCGGACATTCTTTGGGAAACACAATCTTCTACGTCCTAGGCTCCACCATAACAGAGTACAAcgaaaaaattaacttacttataGCACTATCACCTATATGCTACTTGCATAACGTTCCATCCCCTGTGAAGAATATTTTGGATTTGGCACCAGTTTTTAAAGAGTTAAGAAAACAGTATTACGTCAACACGGTCTTCGGACCTGGCTTAATCAAGCAATTGCTAGAAAAAATCTGTGCAATACCAGTTTACGGCTACATCATATGTGTCGAAAACctacttttttcttttactggATTTAATAGAGAGGAATTGGGACCAGATTTCTTGCCAATACTGATTTCTCACTTCCCATCGAGCAGTTCTTTAAAAAATTTGCTCCATCTTGCGCAAGTTTATAATAGAAGAAAATTCGCAAATATGATCATGGATTTGcaaaaattattagtttataactCTTCAAAACCAC CTTATGACTTGGAAAAAGTAAAAATGCCTATAGCTTTAATATCGGCGAAAAATGACAGATTATCGTCATTGAAAGATGTAGAAATATTAAGAGGAAGATTGACTAATATTGTGAGTGATTTGGTGATTCCTTTGGACAAGTTTAACCATGTAGATTATATTTGGGGCGAGCGGACTAATTTGTATCTACACCCGTACATTTTAAGGGAGTTAGAAAAGTATTCTTGA